A single region of the Phyllostomus discolor isolate MPI-MPIP mPhyDis1 chromosome 14, mPhyDis1.pri.v3, whole genome shotgun sequence genome encodes:
- the RHOC gene encoding rho-related GTP-binding protein RhoC, producing the protein MAAIRKKLVIVGDGACGKTCLLIVFSKDQFPEVYVPTVFENYIADIEVDGKQVELALWDTAGQEDYDRLRPLSYPDTDVILMCFSIDSPDSLENIPEKWTPEVKHFCPNVPIILVGNKKDLRQDEHTRRELAKMKQEPVRSEEGRDMANRISAFGYLECSAKTKEGVREVFEMATRAGLQVRKNKRRRGCPIL; encoded by the exons ATGGCTGCCATCCGAAAGAAGCTGGTGATCGTGGGGGATGGGGCCTGCGGGAAGACCTGCCTCCTCATCGTCTTCAGCAAGGACCAGTTCCCGGAGGTCTACGTCCCGACTGTCTTTGAGAACTACATCGCGGACATAGAGGTGGACGGCAAGCAG GTGGAGCTGGCCCTGTGGGACACAGCGGGGCAGGAAGACTACGATCGTCTCCGGCCTCTCTCCTACCCGGACACCGACGTCATCCTCATGTGCTTCTCCATCGACAGCCCGGACAGCCTGG AGAACATTCCTGAGAAGTGGACTCCGGAGGTGAAGCACTTCTGCCCCAACGTGCCCATCATCCTCGTGGGCAATAAGAAGGACCTGAGGCAGGACGAGCACACCCGCAGGGAGCTGGCCAAGATGAAGCAG GAGCCCGTTCGGTCGGAGGAAGGCCGGGACATGGCCAACAGGATCAGTGCCTTTGGCTACCTCGAGTGCTCCGCCAAGACCAAGGAGGGGGTGCGGGAGGTCTTCGAGATGGCCACTCGGGCTGGCCTCCAGGTCCGCAAGAATAAGCGCCGGAGGGGCTGCCCCATTCTCTGA